The sequence GTGGTGCCCGTGTACGTCAGTTGTGCCCTCCTTAGTGGGCGAAGTGTTTGTGCATGTATTCATGATGAATACCCTTATGTCAGTGCTACTGACTGAGCTAAAATATAATTGAAAGTCAAGCTCTTAGTAGCAATCAGATGGGGGAGTCCAAGCTCCCCCTAGCCTCAAGGCTCTTTGCCTATCGGTTTACTGTCTTTATCCAATAGAGAGTCGGTCCAGACGCCCCGCACTCCGCCTTCTGGGCTTCGTATCCAAGCCATCCAGCCCGAACCAAAAGGTTTAGATGACGCCTTGCCGTCCTCACCGAGTAATCACACCGAGTCGCCAGCAGTTTAGCGACGCTTCGAGTGCCGCCAGCCAGGTAACCCTGCTCGTTCACCATGCGGGTGATTTCGTAGCAGGTCCGCTGTAGGTTGTGTGGTAAAGCCGTCAAAGGTACGTACATCTTTTTTCTCCCTATTGGCACCTAGGGGGATCATCTGATGACCACCCTATGTGCTTCATCCTTATCTTAAGTGGCTGGAGAGGACCGAGACCGAAAAAAATCGAAAAAATAATGGCCTACCATGAAAAGAGCCGTCATCACGGGAGAATCTGCGAGAAAATTTTTTAATGATGAAGCTGAAGTGATACTTCATGACCTCAAAAAACATCATCACGCCATCTGTTCTACTTTGTTGGTGGTCAGGGCAGGTCAGGCTTGCTGACATCAATTATCTTGAAAGTCTTGCTATGCTTGGTTAGGATGTTGTCAACCTTCTTACAAGTTGTCAGTAACGATGAGCATTCAAGTTCGGGTAGAGTCCCGCATCAAGCGTCTTCAGAAAGGCCAGCCTTTTGCTATTCAGAGTTTCTATGCTCTGGGTACAAATGCGGCTGTTCAAAAAGCCTTCAGCCGGTTGGTTGCTCAGGGTGAATTGGCTCGTGTTGGGCGTGGGATCTATTGCCGTCCCAAGCCACTTCAGGCGATGCCAAGTGTGAAAACCACAACGACTGCGGAGAAGCTGGCTCGTTACTGGGTACGTTTGCACGGTTACAAGATGGTGCCTCAAGGCGTTGAGGAGGCGTATCGCTTAGGATTACAAACTCAGGCTCCTATGCGAACCATCTACTGGACCAATGGGCCGAGTAAGGTCTTTACCATTGGCAACCAGAAGGTCGAGGTACGCCATGTCGCCAATGAGCTTATTCGAGGTGGTATGAGTGCTCCTGCCAGGCTTCGTAGAGGCTTGGCGGTGATGAAGTCATACAAGCTGGAAAGCACCAGTCTGGCGGTGGCACAGAGCCGTCTTAATATGAGTCGCGAGAGCTTCCAGAGAGCTCTGGGTGAGTACCAGCCTCATCGTCACGCTCTGTCTTCCCGTTAACCGGATTTCTTTCAATGTCGATACTTGACCTGTACCGCTCTGAAGAGGGGCGGACTCAGCTTGGTGAGCTGCTTGTCTTTGCTGAGCAGAATCACCCCGACGGCTTAACAGCTCCATTCCTTGAGAAAGACCTCTGGGTGACCGAACTGCTCAACATCCTATTCGGTCCTGAAGGACTGCTGGGAGGCACCAGAGTGGCATTTAAGGGGGGAACTGCTCTTTCCAAGCGTTGGCGAGCCATCGAACGATTCTCGGAAGATATCGACCTGTCCGTGCACTGGTTTGAATTGTGCCCTGATGACGTCGAAGAAGAGGTAGCCTGGGAAGCAACAACCAAGTCAAAGTCTCAAATCAGAAAGTTTAGGGATGAGCAGAAGCCTCGACTGGAGGAATGGTCTGCAGAGCTGGTTGAACGTCTGTCTGAGCGACTGGCTGGGTATGGCATTGCAGATCTCAGAGCGGAACTGCTCCCAGACAGTGGCGGTGAGAAGGTTCAAGTGCACTTTCCCGCCGTAGCTGCCCTCGAAGGCCAGTATCAGCTGGATTATGTGTTGCTGGAGTTTGGGGCTCGTAACCGAGGGGAGCCTACCTCTCCCAGCCAACTGAACACCTACATGTCTGAAGTGGAAGCACTGGCAGCGGAAATGGTGTTCCCAGTAGCAGATGGTGTGAAGGTGTTTGATGAAGGTTACATCATCTGGGAAAAGCTCACCGCCCTGCATCAGTTTTGCACCCAGGAGAAAATACCTGATGCTGCCCGATTGGCTCGTCACTGGTACGACGTTGACTGCCTCATACAGAAAGGCATCGTTGACCCAATAGAGCACCCTAAAGCCATGAACGATGTGATCGAGATGAAGTCCTGTCGTTGGGCTGCGAGAGGGGTGGACTATACGCTTGCCTCTAAAGGGGAGATTCGGCTTGTTCCCCAAGGAGATCTCCTTGACAGTCTACGTCAAGACCAAGCCGAAATGGTAGGTTCCGGTATGTATACCAACGTCCCGGATGACTTCGATAAGATTATGGAGCGGGTTGCTGCCCTTCAGGAGCGGATAAACCAGGCTCTTACCCCAACACAAGACTAGGGCGAACGATTTACCCCCTCTGCCGGTTTTCACCAGAACCGGCAGCGGTGATCGCCCCGTCATCACAACCAAAATGGCTGTTGGAGCCTGTCTCCCTGCCGATTTTCCGGCATATATAAAAACTTTTTTCTACGATGAGATCTCTGACGTAAAGATTTCTATATAAAGGAGATTATCGGCAGAGGACGGAGGTTGAATCGGGGAATCGCCCCAGCTTTTGCGGGTATCGGCCCTGCCGGTTTTCAGCAGAAATCGGCAGAACCAGTAGAGGGTGTGGTGGGGGTATAGGGTGGTGGAGAGGAGAGGCGAGTCGTTCCTATCCGTTCCTGGTTCACACCCTCCTATTCCGGCCACACCATATACACCGCTACCGCCGTCATCAGTATCAGGGGCAGTGCTTTCACCAGCAGGATGAGCAGCAGGTCCATCGTACGTACTCCTTCCGAAGCGTCCTGCTTCAGTTATACCTCAGCGGTTTCAATCCATTGACCACCTCAGGATAATGCTAGCAAGGCGACACCGATGTTACCAGCGGTTAACATATTGCCACCGTTGATATTTTAATGGGGAACTGTGAGCTTTCAGCCATTGCACGGGGTAGCCCAGCTGGTACACTGCGGGGATTCGGTTTTTACCCCCATCTTCCGGCAGGGACGCCAGTATGTTGTTAGAGAACACACCCCATATGAATGCTAATACCTCCTCCTTGGCGGGCCTTATCTGGTCCGTAGCCGACTTGCTCCGTGGTGACTTCAAGCAGTCCCAGTATGGCCGCATCATCCTGCCCTTCACGGTACTTCGCCGCCTGGAGTGCGTTCTCGCACCTACCAAGGATAAGGTTCTGGGTATGGTTGACACCACCAAGTCGATGCCGGAGGAGGCCGCCAACAAGCTGTTGCTGAATGCCGCCAGCCAGTCCTTCTACAACACCTCCAAGTTGGACCTGTCCAAGCTGGGGGAGACCCAGATCTGGGATAACCTGGACGCCTATGTCCGGGCCTTCTCCCCGGACGCACGGGAGATTTTCGAGCACTTCGCCTTCGAGAAGTTCATCACCGAGTTGGACAAGGCCGACCTGCTCTACAAGGTGGTGCAGAAGTTCGCTCACTTCGACCTCTCCCCTGAGGCAGTGGACAACTACCACATGGGCCTGGTGTTCGAGGATCTGATCCGCCGCTTCGCCGAGAGCTCCAACGAGACCGCCGGTGAACACTTTACCCCCCGAGACATCGTCCGCCTGACCACCTCCCTGGTGTTTGCTACTGACGACGATGCCCTGACCAAGCCTGGGGTGATCCGCTCCATCTATGACCCCACAGCGGGTACGGGCGGCTTCCTCTCCTGTGGCATGGAGTACCTGCACGAGCTGAACGACAAGGCGGTGCTGAAGACCTTCGGCCAGGAACTCAACCCCGAGTCCTACGCCATCTGTAAGGCGGACATGCTGATCAAGGGCCAGGAGATCTCCAACATCAAGCTGGGCAATACCCTCTCTAACGACCAGCTGCCGGGCAACCGCTTCGACTACTGCCTCTCCAACCCGCCCTTCGGTGTGGACTGGAAGAAGGTGGAGAAGACCATCAAGGATGAGCACACCCTGAGGGGCTACGATGGCCGCTTCGGCCCTGGTCTGCCACGGGTCTCCGATGGCTCCCTGCTGTTCCTGATGCACCTTATCAGCAAGATGCAGCAGCCCACAGTGGAGATCCCCGGTTCCCGTATCGGCATCATCCTCAACGGCTCCCCTCTGTTTACCGGCGGAGCGGGCAGCGGAGAGAGCGAGATCCGTCGTTACATCCTGGAGCAGGACCTGCTGGACGCCATCATCGCCCTGCCCACGGACATGTTCTACAACACCGGAATCGCCACCTATATCTGGGTGCTGTCCAACCACAAACCGGCACAGCGCAAGAACAAGGTACTGCTGGTGAACGCAGCCGACCTGCACTCCCCGATGCGGAAGTCCCTGGGCTCCAAGCGTAAGTACCTCAATGACGATGTGCTGGAGCAGTTGGTGAGTCTCTATAGTCGCTACGACGAAGCCGAGATCGAGCAGAGCGGCATCGCCAAGTTGTTCAGCACCCGAGACTTCGGCTATCGCCGCATCACCGTGGAACGCCCACTGAAGCTTGCCTTCTACCCTCACGACGCTGATCGCATCGAGGCGATGAAAGCGGACAAGCCCTGGGCCAAGCTGGACGGCACCCTGCAGTCCGCTGTTCTTACCGCCTTGGGTCGATTCACTGCAGAGAAGCTGCTCTCTCGCGATCAGTTCAAGAAGGCGTTGGTCGCTCAGATGGATGGCATCAAGTTGCCTGCTCCGGCCTTTAAGCTGATCTGCAAGCATATCGGCGAGCAGGATGACGCCGCCGAAGTGTGCAAGACCAAGGGCCAACCGGAACCCAACCCGGACCTGCGGGACAATGAGAACGTGCCGCTGTCAGAAAACATCGACGACTACTTTGCCCGTGAGGTACTGCCCCACGTGCCGGACGCCTGGATCGACACCGGCAAGACCGACGAACTGGACGGCCAGGTGGGCATCGTAGGCTACGAGATCCCCTTTAACCGACACTTCTACCAGTACCAGCCACCTCGTTCACTCGAGGTCATTGACGCCGATCTGGATGCAGTCTCCAAGGAGATTATGGCCATGCTGGCGGAGGTGCACTCGTGACAGGAAGTTATTCATCGTATCCGGAGCAACGGGGTTCCGATATCGAATGGGTTGGAGCCATTCCTGCTCATTGGCTTGTAAAACCGGCTTTTGCAGTAGTCTCAGAGGAGTGCATCAAGAACTCTGGCGGAGTTGAAAATAATGTTCTGTCTCTAAGCTATGGCGGTATCAAAAAACGCGATGTAGAAACAAACTTTGGCCTCCTACCAGAGTCTTTTAACACCTATCAGATCGTTGAGGAAGGTGACATCATCTTGCGGTTGACGGATCTGCAAAACGATAAGAGAAGCCTGCGTGTTGGTCGATCGGGTCAAAGAGGGATCATCACTTCGGCCTACCTCAAACTGGTTTGTAAGCCAGAGCTTGATGACAGGTATGCCTATCGACTTCTACATTCTTACGATACAACAAAGGTGTTCTATGGGATGGGTGGTGGCTTGCGGCAGTCCATGAAGTTCGAAGACTTTAGAAGACTGCCTCTTGTTGTACCCCCACTGGAGGAACAACGCACCATCGCCGCCTTCCTCGATTACGAGACCGCTCGCATTGATGCCCTGATCGCCAAGCAGCAGCGTCTGATTGAGCTGCTGAAGGAGAAGCGTCAGGCGGTGATCTCCCATGCCGTTACCGTTCGCGAAGGTGAAAAGTCTGCCAAGCTGTCCTATTTTGTCGATTTGTTACCAGGCTATGCATTTCCCAGTTCAGGTTTTCTGACGGAAGCCGAGGGAAATGTTCCTCTATTGAGGGGGGTAAACGTCGGGGTTGGTAACCTGAAATGGGGGGAAACCGTCTATTGGCCGACGAGTGATTGCAAAAAGCTTAAGGCCTTCGAGTTACATGAAGGCGATATTGTCTTTGGTATGGATAGACCGTGGATTTCCGCAGGTGCCCGAGTAGCTGAAGTTACGCCGGATGATCTACCTTGCCTACTTCTTCAGCGAGTAGCACGTATTCGGTCCCATAAATGCACATATCAACCATTCGTGAAGTTGTGCTTGTCCAGTCATGAATTCAAATCATTCATCGAGTCAGATCTCACGGGTGTGAGTGTACCTCACATAAGTCCGGAGCAGATTAAGAGCTTCCCAGTGCGTGCAATCAGCTACGAGCAACAGAAAGCAGAGACAGAAGTAGCTTTGCTCAAGTGTCAAGAGTTGGAAGTTGTGGAGGTAAAGGCCAGAGAAGCCATCGAGCTAATGCAAGAACGTCGCACTGCACTGATCTCCGCCGCCGTTACCGGCAAGATTGATCTTCGTGAATGGACTCACCCCGAGGAGGCACAATGAGTACTTCTATCCAGTTTAACTATGGGGAGAAGGCGTCAGATGCGGTCATCTCCGCCTGTCAGGCTTACCGCTATGCATTAACCCGGGTGTGGGATGCCGATAAGCCTTACGTGATGTTTGTCGGCCTGAATCCGTCTACCGCAGATGCCGTGGATGATGACCCAACTATTCGACGCTGTATAGGCTTTGCTCAGAGCTGGGGATACGGTGGTTTAGTAATGGCGAACCTGTTTGCTTACCGGGCAACCGAGCCTCATGTGATGATGTCAGCTGGCGACCCGGTTGGCCCTGATAACGATGACTGGCTGACTCGCCTTGGCGAGAAGGCTGGGGTTGTTGTCGCCGCTTGGGGAAATGATGGCGCTTTCCTAAACAGGTCATCTCAAGTACATGAGCTCTTGCCTAATCTGCACTACCTGAAGATGAATAAGTCCGGTGAACCCGCCCACCCCCTGTATCTGAAGGCTACCCTAACTCCCACTGCATGGGAGGCCGAGCAT is a genomic window of Ferrimonas sp. YFM containing:
- a CDS encoding DUF6088 family protein, translating into MSIQVRVESRIKRLQKGQPFAIQSFYALGTNAAVQKAFSRLVAQGELARVGRGIYCRPKPLQAMPSVKTTTTAEKLARYWVRLHGYKMVPQGVEEAYRLGLQTQAPMRTIYWTNGPSKVFTIGNQKVEVRHVANELIRGGMSAPARLRRGLAVMKSYKLESTSLAVAQSRLNMSRESFQRALGEYQPHRHALSSR
- a CDS encoding nucleotidyl transferase AbiEii/AbiGii toxin family protein, producing MSILDLYRSEEGRTQLGELLVFAEQNHPDGLTAPFLEKDLWVTELLNILFGPEGLLGGTRVAFKGGTALSKRWRAIERFSEDIDLSVHWFELCPDDVEEEVAWEATTKSKSQIRKFRDEQKPRLEEWSAELVERLSERLAGYGIADLRAELLPDSGGEKVQVHFPAVAALEGQYQLDYVLLEFGARNRGEPTSPSQLNTYMSEVEALAAEMVFPVADGVKVFDEGYIIWEKLTALHQFCTQEKIPDAARLARHWYDVDCLIQKGIVDPIEHPKAMNDVIEMKSCRWAARGVDYTLASKGEIRLVPQGDLLDSLRQDQAEMVGSGMYTNVPDDFDKIMERVAALQERINQALTPTQD
- a CDS encoding class I SAM-dependent DNA methyltransferase produces the protein MNANTSSLAGLIWSVADLLRGDFKQSQYGRIILPFTVLRRLECVLAPTKDKVLGMVDTTKSMPEEAANKLLLNAASQSFYNTSKLDLSKLGETQIWDNLDAYVRAFSPDAREIFEHFAFEKFITELDKADLLYKVVQKFAHFDLSPEAVDNYHMGLVFEDLIRRFAESSNETAGEHFTPRDIVRLTTSLVFATDDDALTKPGVIRSIYDPTAGTGGFLSCGMEYLHELNDKAVLKTFGQELNPESYAICKADMLIKGQEISNIKLGNTLSNDQLPGNRFDYCLSNPPFGVDWKKVEKTIKDEHTLRGYDGRFGPGLPRVSDGSLLFLMHLISKMQQPTVEIPGSRIGIILNGSPLFTGGAGSGESEIRRYILEQDLLDAIIALPTDMFYNTGIATYIWVLSNHKPAQRKNKVLLVNAADLHSPMRKSLGSKRKYLNDDVLEQLVSLYSRYDEAEIEQSGIAKLFSTRDFGYRRITVERPLKLAFYPHDADRIEAMKADKPWAKLDGTLQSAVLTALGRFTAEKLLSRDQFKKALVAQMDGIKLPAPAFKLICKHIGEQDDAAEVCKTKGQPEPNPDLRDNENVPLSENIDDYFAREVLPHVPDAWIDTGKTDELDGQVGIVGYEIPFNRHFYQYQPPRSLEVIDADLDAVSKEIMAMLAEVHS
- a CDS encoding restriction endonuclease subunit S, with the translated sequence MTGSYSSYPEQRGSDIEWVGAIPAHWLVKPAFAVVSEECIKNSGGVENNVLSLSYGGIKKRDVETNFGLLPESFNTYQIVEEGDIILRLTDLQNDKRSLRVGRSGQRGIITSAYLKLVCKPELDDRYAYRLLHSYDTTKVFYGMGGGLRQSMKFEDFRRLPLVVPPLEEQRTIAAFLDYETARIDALIAKQQRLIELLKEKRQAVISHAVTVREGEKSAKLSYFVDLLPGYAFPSSGFLTEAEGNVPLLRGVNVGVGNLKWGETVYWPTSDCKKLKAFELHEGDIVFGMDRPWISAGARVAEVTPDDLPCLLLQRVARIRSHKCTYQPFVKLCLSSHEFKSFIESDLTGVSVPHISPEQIKSFPVRAISYEQQKAETEVALLKCQELEVVEVKAREAIELMQERRTALISAAVTGKIDLREWTHPEEAQ
- a CDS encoding DUF1643 domain-containing protein → MSTSIQFNYGEKASDAVISACQAYRYALTRVWDADKPYVMFVGLNPSTADAVDDDPTIRRCIGFAQSWGYGGLVMANLFAYRATEPHVMMSAGDPVGPDNDDWLTRLGEKAGVVVAAWGNDGAFLNRSSQVHELLPNLHYLKMNKSGEPAHPLYLKATLTPTAWEAEHA